From a single Pseudopipra pipra isolate bDixPip1 chromosome 7, bDixPip1.hap1, whole genome shotgun sequence genomic region:
- the BZW1 gene encoding eIF5-mimic protein 2 isoform X1 produces MNNQKPQKPTLSGQRFKTRKRDEKERFDPTQFQDCIIQGLSETGTDLEAVAKFLDASGAKLDYRRYAETLFDILVAGGMLAPGGTLADDMTRTNVCVFAAQEDLETMQAFAQVFNKLIRRYKYLEKGFEDEVKKLLLFLKGFSESERNKLAMLTGILLANGTLNASILNSLYNENLVKEGVSAAFAVKLFKSWINEKDINAVAVSLRKVNMDNRLMELFPANKQSVEHFSKYFTEAGLKELSEYVRNQQSIGARKELQKELQEQMSRGDPFKDIILYVKEEMKKNNISEQTVVAIIWSSVMSTVEWNKKEELVAEQAIKHLKQYSPLLAAFTTQGQSELTLLLKIQEYCYDNIHFMKAFQKIVVLFYKAEVLSEEPILKWYKDAHLAKGKSVFLEQMKKFVEWLKNAEEESESEAEEGD; encoded by the exons ATGAATAATCAAAAGCCGCAGAAGCCGACACTATCGGGCCAGCgttttaaaaccagaaagagaG ATGAAAAAGAGAGGTTTGACCCTACTCAGTTCCAGGACTGTATTATTCAAGGTTTAAGTGAAACTGGCACTGACTTGGAGGCAGTAGCAAAGTTTCTTGATGCTTCTGGTGCAAAACTTGACTATCGCCGCTATGCAGAAACACTTTTTGACATCCTGGTGGCTGGTGGAATGCTGG ccccaggtgGTACCTTGGCAGACGACATGACACGCACAAACGTCTGTGTATTTGCAGCACAGGAAGACCTAGAAACCATGCAAGCATTTGCTCAG GTTTTTAACAAGCTCATCAGGCGTTACAAGTACCTGGAGAAAGGCTTTGAGGATGAAGTCAAAAAG TTGCTGCTGTTCCTGAAAGGGTTCTCAGAATCTGAGCGGAACAAACTGGCCATGCTGACGGGTATTCTGCTGGCCAATGGGACACTGAATGCATCGATTCTCAACAGTCTTTACAATGAGAACTTGGTTAAAGAAG GTGTTTCTGCAGCTTTTGCTGTCAAGCTGTTCAAATCATGGATAAATGAGAAAGATATTAATGCAGTGGCTGTCAGTCTTCGCAAAGTAAACATGGATAATAGACTGATG GAACTCTTCCCAGCCAACAAACAAAGTGTTGAACACTTCTCTAAGTACTTCACTGAAGCAGGACTAAAAGAACTTTCTGAGTATGTTCGGAACCAGCAATCCATAGGAGCTCGGAAGGAGCTGCAGAAAGAACTGCAGGAGCAGATGTCGCGGGGAGATCCGTTCAAGGAT ATCATCTTGTACGTGAAGGAGGagatgaagaaaaacaacatctcGGAACAGACTGTGGTAGCCATAATCTGGTCAAGTGTAATGAGCACGGTGGAATGGAACAAAAAGGAGGAGCTGGTAGCAGAGCAAGCCATTAAGCATTTGAAG CAATACAGCCCTCTACTTGCTGCCTTCACCACCCAAGGTCAGTCAGAGCTGACTCTTCTGTTGAAGATTCAGGAGTATTGTTATGACAACATTCACTTCATGAAGGCCTTCCAGAAAATAGTGGTGCTCTTCTATAAAG CTGAAGTTCTGAGTGAAGAACCCATCTTGAAGTGGTACAAAGATGCACATCTTGCTAAAGGAAAGAGTGTTTTTCTGGAGCAGATGAAAAAGTTTGTTGAATGGCTCAAGAATGCTGAAGAAG AGTCGGAGTCTGAAGCTGAAGAAGGTGACTGA
- the BZW1 gene encoding eIF5-mimic protein 2 isoform X2, whose protein sequence is MLLVQNLTIAAMQKHFLTSWWLVECWPQVFNKLIRRYKYLEKGFEDEVKKLLLFLKGFSESERNKLAMLTGILLANGTLNASILNSLYNENLVKEGVSAAFAVKLFKSWINEKDINAVAVSLRKVNMDNRLMELFPANKQSVEHFSKYFTEAGLKELSEYVRNQQSIGARKELQKELQEQMSRGDPFKDIILYVKEEMKKNNISEQTVVAIIWSSVMSTVEWNKKEELVAEQAIKHLKQYSPLLAAFTTQGQSELTLLLKIQEYCYDNIHFMKAFQKIVVLFYKAEVLSEEPILKWYKDAHLAKGKSVFLEQMKKFVEWLKNAEEESESEAEEGD, encoded by the exons ATGCTTCTGGTGCAAAACTTGACTATCGCCGCTATGCAGAAACACTTTTTGACATCCTGGTGGCTGGTGGAATGCTGG ccccag GTTTTTAACAAGCTCATCAGGCGTTACAAGTACCTGGAGAAAGGCTTTGAGGATGAAGTCAAAAAG TTGCTGCTGTTCCTGAAAGGGTTCTCAGAATCTGAGCGGAACAAACTGGCCATGCTGACGGGTATTCTGCTGGCCAATGGGACACTGAATGCATCGATTCTCAACAGTCTTTACAATGAGAACTTGGTTAAAGAAG GTGTTTCTGCAGCTTTTGCTGTCAAGCTGTTCAAATCATGGATAAATGAGAAAGATATTAATGCAGTGGCTGTCAGTCTTCGCAAAGTAAACATGGATAATAGACTGATG GAACTCTTCCCAGCCAACAAACAAAGTGTTGAACACTTCTCTAAGTACTTCACTGAAGCAGGACTAAAAGAACTTTCTGAGTATGTTCGGAACCAGCAATCCATAGGAGCTCGGAAGGAGCTGCAGAAAGAACTGCAGGAGCAGATGTCGCGGGGAGATCCGTTCAAGGAT ATCATCTTGTACGTGAAGGAGGagatgaagaaaaacaacatctcGGAACAGACTGTGGTAGCCATAATCTGGTCAAGTGTAATGAGCACGGTGGAATGGAACAAAAAGGAGGAGCTGGTAGCAGAGCAAGCCATTAAGCATTTGAAG CAATACAGCCCTCTACTTGCTGCCTTCACCACCCAAGGTCAGTCAGAGCTGACTCTTCTGTTGAAGATTCAGGAGTATTGTTATGACAACATTCACTTCATGAAGGCCTTCCAGAAAATAGTGGTGCTCTTCTATAAAG CTGAAGTTCTGAGTGAAGAACCCATCTTGAAGTGGTACAAAGATGCACATCTTGCTAAAGGAAAGAGTGTTTTTCTGGAGCAGATGAAAAAGTTTGTTGAATGGCTCAAGAATGCTGAAGAAG AGTCGGAGTCTGAAGCTGAAGAAGGTGACTGA
- the PPIL3 gene encoding peptidyl-prolyl cis-trans isomerase-like 3: protein MAVTLHTDVGDIKIELFCERTPKTCENFLALCASNYYNGCVFHRNIKGFMVQTGDPLGTGKGGNSIWGKKFEDEFSEYLKHSVRGVVSMANNGPNTNGSQFFITYGKQPHLDMKYTVFGKVIDGLETLDELEKLPVNEKTYRPLNDVRIKDITIHANPFAL, encoded by the exons ATG GCTGTCACGCTGCATACTGATGTAGGAGATATTAAAATTGAACTATTCTGTGAGCGTACTCCAAAGACTTGTGAA AATTTCCTGGCTCTTTGTGCTAGTAACTACTACAATGGATGCGTATTTCACCGAAATATAAAGGGCTTCATGGTTCAGACAGGGGATCCATTAG GCACTGGGAAAGGAGGTAACAGCATCTGGGGCAAGAAGTTTGAAGATGAATTCAGTGAATACCTAAAG CACAGTGTCCGTGGGGTAGTGTCAATGGCAAACAATGGGCCGAACACCAATGGATCGCAGTTCTTCATCACTTACGGCAAACAGCCGCACCTGGACATGAAGTACACTGTGTTTGGAAA aGTTATTGATGGCTTGGAGACCCTGGATGAGCTGGAGAAGCTGCCTGTAAATGAGAAAACCTACCGACCTCTTAACGATGTTCGTATTAAAGATATTACAATCCATGCCAACCCTTTTGCTCTGTAG
- the NIF3L1 gene encoding NIF3-like protein 1, protein MLLPGTALLRRPLHRIRALGRLPARALMDLRELVSALNYFAPLSLAESWDNVGLLVEPSPPHTVNTLFLTNDLTEEVMEEAVQKKADLILSYHPPIFTPLKRVTWKTWKERLVVRALEHRIGIYSPHTAYDAVPHGVNNWLTKGLGACTSVPLHPSTAPSCPAEGTHRVEFCTDTEHLDVVLSKIKDIQEISCLITFPARVEGEEQTRVTLNCSQKALLEVVALLSQNSLLYHKMEILLLQKPLLPHTGMGRLCTLIEPVSLSDIIKRIKSHLKLPHIRIAVGMGRTLESPVKKAALCAGSGSSVLKGTEADIYLTGEMSHHDVLDAVANGISVILCEHSNTERGFLSEVRDVLATHLQNKISIIVSEKDRDPLQVA, encoded by the exons atgctgctgcctggcacGGCGCTGCTTCGCCGGCCTCTCCACCGCATCCGTGCTTTGGGCCGCCTGCCCGCCCGCGCCCTCATGGACCTCAGGGAGCTCGTTTCTGCCCTGAATTACTTCGCACCCCTCTCTCTGGCGGAAAGCTGGGACAATGTGGGGTTGCTGGTGGAACCAAGTCCTCCCCACACTGTGAACACCCTTTTCCTTACTAACGATCTCACTGAGGAGGTGATGGAAGAGGCGGTGCAAAAGAAGGCAGACCTCATTCTTTCTTACCACCCTCCTATATTCACGCCGCTCAAGCGAGTAACGTGGAAGACCTGGAAGGAACGGCTGGTGGTCCGAGCCCTGGAGCACAGAATCGGGATTTACTCTCCACATACAGCGTACGATGCCGTACCTCACGGAGTTAATAACTGGCTGACAAAGGGACTCG GTGCCTGTACTTCAGTCCCACTGCATCCATCAACTGCACCAAGCTGTCCAGCTGAGGGCACTCACCGGGTAGAATTCTGCACAGACACTGAGCATCTGGATGTAGTGCTGTCCAAAATCAAAGACATCCAAGAGATCTCTTGTCTCATTACTTTCCCAGCCAG GGTTGAAGGTGAGGAGCAAACACGAGTCACTTTGAACTGCTCTCAGAAAGCACTGTTGGAGGTGGTGGCATTATTGTCCCAGAACAGCCTTCTTTATCACAAGATGGAGATTCTCTTGCTACAAAAG ccTCTTCTTCCCCACACTGGAATGGGACGTCTGTGCACACTGATTGAGCCAGTTTCCTTGTCAGACATAATCAAGCGTATCAAAAGCCATCTGAAATTGCCTCACATCCGCATCGCCGTGGGAATGGGCAGGACACTAG AATCGCCAGTGAAGAaagctgctctgtgtgctggttCTGGGAGCAGTGTCctgaagggaacagaagctgACATCTACCTCACAG GAGAGATGTCCCACCATGACGTTCTGGATGCAGTTGCCAATGGGATAAGTGTTATTCTGTGTGAGCACAGTAACACTGAGCGAGGCTTCTTGTCAGAGGTGCGTGACGTGCTAGCAACCCACCTACAGAACAAAATCAGCATCATTGTGTCTGAGAAAGACAGAGATCCTCTCCAGGTGGCATAG